GCATTTGCCGAGCAGTCAAGATTTTTCCTTTCAGATGAGTTCCACCGCGCAATGTTGGAAGAGCAACAAACGGGTTTAAGCTACTACCTTTGCATGGCTGCCGAAAATTACGCTTCTAAGTAAAGTGTGGTTAAACGATCGTTTAACAAATAAACCGGGTGAGCTGCGACTCCCCGGTTCATTGCTTCCATTCCTATCTGCTGCCTTAGATTACCGCCTCGATAATATGTTCCTTGATCAGCGTCCATCGATCACGAGAATTCGGCATGAATTCCGATGCAATGGCTACGACGAGGTTTTTTTCTGGGATGCAACAGATAACATTTCCGCCATCGCCCAGTGCAGCATAAGAAAAAACACCGTCCTCTTCACGCAACCACCATAGATACCCGTAGTGATTGAGATTCATCGCGGTTGATTCATCTATCCAAGCTACTGGAATGATCTGATGATGATCCCAACAGCCACGATTCAGATAGAGCAAGCCAATACGTGCCATGTCACGGGGAGTTAACGTGAGCCCCCACCCTCCTGTGGAGTTGTTGTCAGGATCTTTTACCCACCCTCTCACATCTTTCCCGAATAAATCTTCAAACCCAAACGCTTTCATTTCATAATCAGGGATTTCTTCTATGCCGATGGGTTTAAACAAGTGTTCGTTGGCAAATTCCCGGGCACTTTTTCCTGTGCTGCGTGTGAGGATGGCTGAAAGCAGATGCGCCCCAGCAGTCGAATACTTAAACCCGCCAATCTTTCCCTTTTGCCCGAGCATATCCAGGGTATATGTTACCCAATCGGACTGCATACACATCTTGTCCAGTGGTTCGTGCCAGTCCTCAAAAGGATAGGGGGCTGTCATCGTCAGGAGATGGCGTATGGTAATTGCTTGTTTTTGCGTTTCCGTATGATCGGGTGCATAGTCTGGGAAAAAATCCAGCACCTTTTGGTCAACATGTTTGATAAACCTTTTCTGTATGGCAATTCCGATGAGAGCAGATAGAATACTTTTCGTTACAGACGCTACATGATGTCTATCTTTCGGTCCATAGCCCTGGTAGTACCTTTCATGGACGATATAACCATTTCTTACAAGAATGATCCCGTTTATGTTGCTGTACGAGGCTTCAATGATAGGGTCTAGCTCTGCTAGTTTTTCAGCGTCTATGTTCAAGAGGGTCGGGTCAACTGCTTGCCATTTTGTAGGGGACCAATCACTTCTTTGCATGATAATTCCCTCCTCCACAAGAGAATGTCATTTTTTTCTAACTGGAAAATACACTTCCGTAACAAGCTCCTCAGGAACGCTGGCATGATCGGGTTCGGTTACATAGACTTCGTAGGGTGATCTCACCAATTCGTAGCCTTCCTTTTCTACCCATTCCCTCAGCCTGGCATATACCGATGTCAATTCTGAGTAAGGTCCCTTACATACAGACTTTGCACAAAGTCCCCCTGGCAAATCTCTTGTTCCCGTTACAGCCTCCGCGACCGGGAGTGCAAACTCGGTATCATTTCCGGCGGGATTGAATTCCGGGCTGTGATAAATCGTTATTGGCGTACCAAGCAAGGTGAGCTTTTCAGTCGCAATCCTTTCATACAGCTTACGAAAATACTTCCTATATCCTGTTGCATAATCATCACTCGTCATCACCTGGCGTAACGAAAGAATATGGATGGGCTGGGTCTCGACAAGCTGTACTTCAATGTTGTCAAGGTATGCCATCATGGGGATCCCCTTCTCCATTTTCAAAAGATCATGGTTCAGTTGTTTGATGGTGTAGTCCAACGCGTTTCGTTTTTCATACATTTCCCTTTGCTTGCGAAGAAGCACGGTAACGAGCTTCTCTTCCGATTGATCTTCTTCCCTTTCCAGCATGGCTTTTATTTCGTCCAGCGAAAAATGATACGATTTCAAACGATTGATGAAGAGCATCTTTTTCAGTTGCTTGATGGAATAATATCGATAGCCATTTTCAGGATGAATCTCGTCCGGGTTCATTAATCCGATTTCGGCATAATAGCGAAGCGTTTTGGTCGTCACTCCGCATATCTTTGAAAACTCTCCGATTGATAGCACAGGCTTACCTCCATTCTTCAATCGATATCCTACTTATACCCCTTCCCCTAAGGGCAAAGTCAACTGCAAGAGCCGTTTTTCAGCAATCGGCCATCATGTGAGATGAATATGATCATTCCCGCATGAAAAGCTGTAGCACCTACTGAGCAATCATTGTACAATTATTGAGAGAATCTTACATACAAAATAATACGAGGAGGTTCTGCAAATGGCGGAGCAATATGTATTCCGTTAAGTCCGCGGTCCCCCTTTCTATCCCTATTCTCACCTTATAAATATAGAGGAGGACGAATATGGATATTTTCATTAGAGAACTGCGGGCTGGTGACGAAGAATGTGGTGCAAACATTGATGGGAGCTTTATCGTAGACTCTACCCTTGTCTTGCAACTCATTGGACAGCAAATCGGATATACGGTGAAGGAGAGACCCCTTAGAACGAAAAGCTACGATGATGAACAGCTTGAAGAAGATACGATTGAGGATTATTCGAACTATATCGGCAATCCCCATCAAATCATTTATATAGCGCTCGTAAACAATCAAGTTGTGGGCCAAATTGTTTTGAAAAGAAATTGGAACAAATATGCCTACGTGGAAGATATCAAAGTTGATAAGCAATTTCGAGGATACGGTCTCGGTAAAAAACTAATCGAACAAGCTAAACACTGGGCGAAGGATGGCGGTATGACGGGAATCATGCTGGAAACACAAAGTAATAATGTCCGCGCATGTAAATTTTACGAAAGTTGTGGTTTTGTCATCGGAGGTTTCGATTCCTACGTCTACAGAGGTCTAGATAAAGATAGTGATGAGATTGCAATTTATTGGTATCTCATGCTTGATTAAAAAGTGCAATGAGAGGAGCACTTCTATGCGATCGATCGAGCACGAGTACTAAGTCCGATCTCCTTATGCGCGTGGCCCACCTGAGAGTATCTGTAAGTGGAGTTTTATTCGATTTGCAGATCACGATTTTGGAGGGACTTGTACATGTGGAGAGAAGACAAGCAATTTGAACGTTGGATGGAGCAAGCGAATCAGCCATTCACTGGTTGGGATTTTTCCTATCTGGTGGAAACAGGGCGAATGAATAGCGACTGCTTGAGATGGTCATACGGTAGCATGGCCATGCCTCTTATGCAGGATGCCAAGTCGATGCTGGATATGGGCACCGGCGGCGGAGAGCTGTTGTCAATGTTGAGGCCGTGGCCGAAATTCGTTTGCGCCACCGAAGGCTATCGGCCGAACTTGTCCGTCGCCAAAGAACGATTGGAGCCGCTCGGTGTGACTGTCCTTTCTGTGGAGGATGACGATCGCCTTCCTTTTGAGACCGGCCAGTTCGATTTGGTGCTGAACAAGCATGAATCGTATTCGCCGCGGGAAGTTCGGCGCGTGCTCACCGTTGGCGGGTACTTCCTCACTCAACAGCCGGGAGGCACCGATTGCTTCGAGATCAACGAACGATTAGGCGTACCGTTAAATTCAGCATTTGCGAAATGGAAGCTCGATGCCGCCATACGGGGAGTGCGGGAGTATCACTTTGAAGTCGAGAAACAGTCTGAGCAGTTTCTTCGTCAACGCTTCTATGATGTCGGCCCATTGATCTATTATTTGAAGGCCATTCCGTGGCAAATTCCGGATTTCGAAGTCGATAAATACAGAGAAGAGCTATACAGCATTCATCTGCATATCGAACAGCAGGGTTACTTCGAGGTGACACAGCACCGGTTTTACTTGCTGGCCAAAGCATTGGCTTAGATTCTATTCAAAATTTATACAAATGGATTTTCTGGAGTTGTCGCACCGCGACAGCTCCTTTTGCTATTTCGCCGATAGCCCCTCTTATAGCAAATTGGTACGCGTGGCTTGTAACGAGGTAAAGTTTTATTTGCAACTGTTTTTTCCCTATTTCTTGGCAACGAAAGCATAAATAATAGTCTTGTAGCGAAGTTTGCTAAATCAATAGAAAAAGAGATAGGAGTTCGCTTTTTATGTCACGATCCGAAAAACGTAACCGTTTCATTATCTTTGCAATGGCACTTGGCTTACTGATGTCATCCCTCGACAATACCATCACCTCAGCGGCCATTAGTCACATTATTAAAGACATCGGTGGCTTTGAAAGCATGAGCTGGGTTTTCACTTCGTACGTATTAGCCGCAACTAGTACGATGCTCATCTTCGGAAAAATGTCCGATCTTTTTGGACGCAAGTTGTTTTACTTACTTGGCATCACGATTTTTCTCATTGGCTCGGCACTTTGTGGCGTTGCCCAAAGCATCGAACAGCTAATTGCTTTCCGTGCCCTTCAAGGAATTGGTTCAGGGGCTCTCTTTCCGATTACTTTCACAATCCTATTTACGCTTTCCTCTGATCCGAAATATACGGCACGAATCTCTGGCGTGTTTGCAGGAATCTTTGGGCTCTCTTCTATCGCCGGACCTCAAGTCGGGACCTTGCTCTCTGATTACTTGGGGTGGCGTTGGTGCTTTTATGTCAATGTTCCGATCGGTTTGTTATCTCTCTTAACGCTTCTGTTTTCCTTGAAAGAATCTCGTTCTCAATCAAAGCCAAAGATTGACTATTTGGGGACTGTTACATTAATCGTCTCCTGTATAGCTGTCATGCTGGCGCTTGAATGGGGAGGAAAAGCATATGAGTGGTCATCGTGGCAAATCATCTCACTATTTGCCCTTGCCATAATAGTAGGGATTGCTTTTATTCTGGTAGAACGTCATGCACAGGAACCGATCCTCCCTCTCCAGATTTTCAAAAACCGTATGGTGGTCGCAACTTGTATCGCGTGTCTTTCTCAAGGTGCCATCATGTTTGCTGCCATCACTTATTTGCCTATTTTCGCTGTGGCCGTGCTCGGGTATCCGAACTCCAATAGTGTTTTGACTCCGTTGATGCTCTCTTTAACGGGAGGTGCCGTGGTATTCGGAATGTTGCAAACAAAGTTTTCCTTCCGATCTCTCATGGCGTTCTCTATGCTCGCTAGTGTAGTAAGTTCTATTTTGCTCATGTACGTTTCAACAGGCATTTCCTTCTTTTTCTTAACACTCTTGATGATTCTGTTCGGGTTTGCTGCAATCGGGCCGTTAATGAGCGTTGCACAAAATGCGATCGTGCATTCCGTCGATAAACCATATATCGGTATTTCTTCCTCGATCGTTGGGTTTTGCCGAAACATGGGAGGCGTACTCGGTGCATCGATCACGGCTGCTGTTGTGAACCAAAATTATGCGAGTATCGTATCCACTGGGGCGTCATTACATGGCATTTCCTTGGAGAAAGTAGCTGATCTGCTTAATCCTGAAGTTCTCATGCGTGAGCCGTTAAAAATCGAGCCGAGTATTCATTCTTTTTTGAGTGACTCTCTAGGTACTGCCATCAATCATGGTTATATCGTGGGATTGATTTTCGCCGTTATTGGTTTCTTTTCTGTACTATACGCAGGCCCTGGCAAGCTTGAGCGCCATCAAAAGAGTGTCGAATCATAAAGGTCCACGGGTTTCTTGCTCCGCATCACTTTCCAAAAATGGCAGTATGATGTATGGTGAAGTATATGCATTTACAAACCATACTTCCCAAAGGAGAGTGTGATTCGTGCGTGAAACCTGTGTTCCGACTGGTGTAGAGCTGAAAGATACTGGTTTTGGTTATACGTTGTCTTTAATCGGCGGTAAATATAAAATGATCATTTTGTATTGGCTCGCTGAAAAGAAGGTGATGCGTCATAATGAGCTAAAGCGAAGTATCGGTACCATTTCTTTTAAAACACTGAGCTTGATGTTAAAAGAGCTGGAGGCAGATGATTTGATCATCCGTAAGGAATTCCCCCAAGTCCCTCCCAAAGTGGAATATTCCTTAACAGAACGTGGTCTTTCTCTCATCCCTTTATTAAATATGATATGCGACTGGGGAGAGAAAAACAGCTTGCAGCCTCAGGAGGGTGTAAAGAAACAGGCATAACGATCGTTTCTAACTGGAAAAGAAGTATCTCCCAACCGCGGAAATACTTCTTTTTTCTTTGGGCTTCTTACAGGTTATCGATGAATTTCACATAATCTTGCGCGCTCTTATCCAATACGCTACCAGTCGGCTCAAGTTCTTGACCAGGTACATTTTCCCCTGACTCAGTCTCCGCACCATAATACGCAAAGAAAGAGCGATAATCCGCGTGGCAGTAGCGGAAGGTTGTTTCAAAAGGGGTCAATATTTGCTCAAGCGTATACCGATACCTTCCCTCTTCCTGATAATCCTCCTTCCTAATTCCCGCTGATACCGCTAATGCAGCTTTGCGATTCTTTAATTTATCGCCTCCTTTTGAACCGTACGCCCACCCGTATGCAAAAACATCGTCGAGCCATTTTTTCAGGAGAGGCGGACAATTAAACCAGTAAACTGGGAACTGTAATACTAGATTCCCATGCGATTCAACCAATTGTTGTTCTTTTTCCACATCAATGTTTCCATCCGGGTAAACCTCATGCAATTCGTGTACGGTATACTTTTCTGGATATTTTTTGAGTTCTTCTACCCATCGCTTATTGATGACGGATGTTTCGATGTTTGGATGTGTGACGATTACAAGTGTTTTCAATGTAAGGTCCTCCTTGAAGTTTGTTGTTTTATGAGTATAAAATGCTTGCTACAAATTTGTAAGTACTCACATTTTGTTCAGTTACTTACATAAAGGTGAGTGTAAAGAACAGAAAAAAGCCTCCCCGCGACCTAATGATTCTAGGTTGGTATCGTTGGGAGACCATTTTGCAAATGGGTTATTTGAGCTGTTTCTCCATGTACAGCGTGCCTTCAATCGGATTGAAACGGTAGGGCTCAATTGGATAGAATTCCAACGAGCGGTAAAGCTGAATCGCTTGTTCCATCGTAGGAAGCGTATCTAATCGGATGAATGAATAGCCTCGAATTTTCGCTTCGTCGATGATCGCCAATGCTAATTTTTTCCCTACTCCTCTTCCCTTCCATTCAGGCTTCACGTACAATCTCTTCATTTCGCAAACTTGTTCATCTATTTTTCGTAAGGCAACACATCCTGCGGGCTGTTCGTTATCTAGTGCCAACAAAATACAGCCGTCTGGTGGTGCGTATTCGCCGGGTATATTTTGCAATTCGATGGCAATGTTTTGAAAGCTCAAATCAACTCCTAATGAATCTACATATTCCAAAAAAAGTTCACGTGCTTGTTCGTATTCATCATCCTCCGTTGCATGAATCAAATGCAGCAATCCAAACACCTCCACATCCCGTCGTGCGATCGTTTACGTGGTGCGTAACGAGCGACGCAAGATTTTCCCTGTAGTGTTTTTGGGAAGCTCCGCTACGAATTCCACCTGACGAGGAACTTTGTATTTCGCCAGCTTGTCACGACAAAACGCCATGATATCCTCTTGAGAAACCGCTATTTCCTTCAATGCCACAAATGCCTTGACTGCCTCGCCATGCACCTCGTCAGGAATTCCGATCACAGCCGCCTCGATAATCGCGGGATGCTGGTATAACACTTCTTCTACCTCACGGGGGTACACGTTATAGCCGTCAACGAGAATCATGTCTTTTTTGCGGTCAACGATGTATACATATCCTTCTTCATCCATACGCGCCATGTCTCCCGTATACAGCCAACCATCTCGAAGCGCTGCGGCCGTATCATCTGGCAAACCGAGGTACCCTATCATGACGTTGGGCCCTTGTACTACCAGCTCACCCACTTCTCCACGTGCGACTTCGTTTCCTTCGGGATCGACGACCTTATTTTTCACAAGCGGGATATCGATTCCAACCGATCCTGGCTTTCTGGTCCCATGCAATGGATTAAATGTTGTAGCCGGGGCTGCCTCGGACAAACCGTAGCCTTCCAGTACCTTGGCATCGTATTTTGCTTCAAACTTGTGCAGGAGCTCGACGGGCATGGATGCACCTCCCGAGCAGTATATCCGGATAGAGGAGAAATCTTCTTTTGTCGCAGTCGGCACCTGTAGCAGATAGTTGTACATGGTCGGAACGCCTGCAAAGCATGTGGCTTTTTGCTCACGAATCGTTTGGAGAACGTCTACCGGATGAAATTTTGGCACGATAATAATGGCTGCACCTGTTTGAATCGGGCCATTCATGCACACCGTCATGCAGAAGACGTGAAACATCGGGAGTACCGCGACCATGCGATCTTCTGGCACCAACTCGAACAATATCCCCATCGCATCCGCATTCGAAGCCATATTCCGGTGAGAGAGCATCGCTCCTTTTGGCTGGCCAGTCGTACCTGATGTGTACAGAATAACAGCGAGGTCGTCTTCGTTTCGTTCCGGCTCCGCGTAGCCTACCTCTGACTCTTGCCCTTCCTTTACAAGCTGATCGATCGTTATTTCATTCTCAATAGATTCCGAGTAGATAAGAAGCTGCAAATCTTCTATTTCGTCCTTCATCGGGGTTAGTACCGGCTGCAACGCCGATAAGGCAATGGCTGCCTTTGCTTTACTGTTCGAAAGAATGAAGCTAATTTCGCGCGCCGTATAGATGGGGTTCATGGGAACAACGACTGCTCCTACGCGGAGTATCGCATAGTAAGCGATTACAAAATGCGGCCGATTATCCATGAGCAGAGCGACAGCATCCCCTTTTCCAATCCCGTGCTGGGCAAGTCCTGCTGCGAGATGTTCGACCTGCTGATTGAATTGTGCATACGTCGTCGTTTCTCCCATAAAGACAAAGGCTGGACGATCCGCAAACTGTTTCGCGCTCTGCATGAGGCTTTCATTCAAATGATACATCGCACACCTACCCCCTTTTCAGAAAATTTTAACACCTAGAGACAAGCCTATAAAGCATTACTTTTAGGAAACATGGGAGATTGGCGGTGCTAATTGACTGACTTGTTCATTGCGCTTCACAAAGAGCAGGAAAAGCACGCCACAAATAATAAATAGCAACCCGTTGACGATCATGGCGTTGCCAAAACCAGTTCCAATATCTCCAGCTGACTGAACAATAGCGCCCGTTACCAACGGCGAGATGATCCCTGCCAATGTAACCAGGCTGGACAACACGCCTACTAAAAGTCCCGTGCGTTCCGGCAACAAGCTGCTGACAATGACTGAGGCAGCTGTCCCAACAGAAAAGGCAAACCCTTTTCCGAGGCACAGGAAGATTAAAACAAATACGGTAGATTGAACGAGAGTCACACCATAAAAGCACAGTCCCCCTAAAATAATCGAAACACCGCCAACCAAAACGTATGATTTACGATAGCTGCGATGCTTTTTAAAGAAACGATCACCAATTGAAGAAATGAGTATGGTCATCAGTCCGGCTAAAAGTCCCGTGCCAGCAATCGCGTAGGCCATTTCCTGATTCGTAAACTGGAAGACCTTGACGAGATAGACAGGCTCCCATACGGATGCGAAGGTCGTCCCCCATATTTGTGCGAAATAGATTAAAAAACAGAATAGAAACGTGGATGAGAGCAAGATACCGGATATATCCGACCATTTCGCTTTTGGCAAGGTAGGAGCTGCGCCTTTTGCAGGAGCGACAGTGACATGTGGTTTTTCTTTTCCAATCCACAACCAGACCAGGAGCCATATCAGACTGAGTGCGCCCATAAACGCCCAGGAAAATCGCCATCCATAGCTATCGATCAGCGCGACAATCATCGGTGCGGAAGCAACCGCACCGACGAAAGCACCGAAGTTCACCGTGGAATAAACCAATCCACGCCTCTCTTCGGGAAACCATTTGTTCAAATGGCTAACAACCGTTGCCCAAAATGGCCCTTCGCCTATTCCAAGCAATACCCGCGCTACGACAAGCATCGGCAAACCCGCGATCGCATAAGCGCCGAATTGGATGACAGTCCAGGATAGTGCCATGATCGCCAGCATTTTTTTCGTCCCGATGCGATCCGATAATGCCGCGCCTACAATTCCGGCAATAGAGAAAAACCAGAAGAAGCTGCTTCCAACAAGTCCCCATTCTTTCTCGTTCATTGAAAATTCAGTCATGATCGGCACGGCAGAATATCCCGCAATCGTTTTATCTGCATAATTGATCATGTATAGCAAAAACAACATAATCATGGTGATTCTGGCCATCATGTGAATCACTCCATTTGTGTAGGAAATAGACTACCGCCGTTTCCCGCTATTTTGAAAGTCGCACGCGCCCAATTCCATCCGTGATCTCGATCACTGTGCCATATGGTTCACTCAAAGCTTTGAGCCCCTCCAAGATGGAGATATCCTCGCTTAATTTCGGCCACCCCATACGATGTGCAGGCAGATCAAAGCCTAATTCAATCGGATGCAGCTCTAGTTCGAGCAGTTCACCATCTTGCATTTTCCACAAGGGAATAACCGACTCCCACACCTCTTTGTGCACACAGAGTCCGCGTGTGTAGTTGGCACTCATCTCTTCCAACGCATCTGCCACATTATGGTTGTGGTCTAAACCATAGTGCTCGTAGAAATCAGCTGGCTGACTCGTAACGGCTTCTGTCTGAAAAATAAAATCCCCCAAGCTGTAAAAGATCGGCCGATTGTTGTAGATTTCAATGCCTCGCAATAAATGGGGGCCATGTCCCACCACTGCGTGTGCGCCCGCATCGATGCAAGCTTTTGCGAACACAGGCAAGAAATCAGCCGCCACTTCCTTCGCATCCCCCTTCATCTCATGCGCGTGAATACTCACGATGACGTAATCAGCCCGCCTTTTTGCCTGCTCAATCGTTTTGACGATTCTGTTCAGATCGCGCGGATGCGGCTGAGTAGTCGTTCCTTCTTCGCCGCTTACCATGAAACGCGCATTTCCGAAGAGAAAGATCTCCTTGCCCGGATCGTTCATGAAGCCTTCCTCGATGAGAAGCTTGTTGAAGGCGTTAATGTCCGTCGACTCCGCAATGGCTTGCAAATCAGCGAGCTTTTCTTCCGTAATGTGGTGTGTCATGATATATCGCATCGGATTGATCCCTGGCCTGCCGATACTATCCGAACGCTGATCTCCGGCCGCCCACCATGGATGAAAAGTCGACGTTGCAGCGATCAAGGCTACCCTGGCTCCTTCGCATTCGAGATAACGCGGCGCCCCCGCTTCAGCGAGATTTTTGCCTGCTCCAGCATGGACGAAGCCATATTCATTGAGATATCGTTCTGTTGCTTCTAGTCCCCCATACAAATAATCGAGCGTATGGTTATTCGCCCACCCAATCATGTTAAAGCCATAATCTTTCATGACTTGCAAAACGGAAGGTGGTGACATTGCCCACGTGCCTCCGCTTTGTGCGCTGGGATAGCCCTCGTTATCGTGTACGGTCGTCTCCAGATTCGCAATGCGTACGTCCGCACGGTGCAGCAAGCTGGATACCTCTTCAAAAGCTTGGTCCCTGTATGGAAGATTGCGTGTAATGAAGCTGTCGCCAGTCGCTGAGAACCAAATCGGCTTGGTCATTGGCAGGATTCCCCTTTCGCTTTTCTCATTTTTACTGTTTTCAATAGATCGAGAAGTCTTCCTCTTCCTCTCCAACAAACGAGTATAGCTTCGAACTGATTTCATCATAGTGCTGCAATCGTTTCTGGACATTTTCCGAGTCGTGGAGCATGACGCCTTTGATCAAGACATTTAGCATGGAGAATAGTGTGGGCATACCACTAGTGGCAACGGGTTGGGGTGTGGTGATTTTCAGGAGATGATCTGCGACTTGGCTGATAGGGGAGAACTCGCCTTCCGTAATCGCCAAGATCTTTGCTCCCAGCTCTTTTGCTGAATGGACCATTGCAACTGTCTCGCTAGGATGACGAGGAAATGAAATCGCAATGACCAGCCATTCTTGATCTCGTTCGGTGAGAAAATAATCGGCGTTATCAACGGCTCCCGTATACAAATGTGTGTTTCCTTTGATCGCATTCAACGCCGAGAACAGCCATTTTGCAGGTATATGGCACCAGCGAAATCCCACCACTACGATTCGGTTAGCCTGCACGATGCTTTTGACCACATCATGGAGCAAGTTGTAATCGATTTGCTGCAAGCCTTGCTGGAGATACGCAATATCACTCTCCATCACTTGATGGGCGTAATTGCTCAGATCGAGCGTAACCTCCGTGTCTCGATATTTCTGGATCGGCCCCTTCCTTTGGTCCCCTATCAAAAGAGACTTTTTGATTTCTTCCTGAAGCTCTGTGTATCCGGAGTAACCCAATGCGTAACAAAAGCGAATGACGGTCGCTTCACTGGTATTCGTAAACTCCGCAATTTTTTTGGCGGTATGGATCGCAAGTAAGCTGGGCTTTTCTATCGCGATCTTACAGATGATTTTTTGGCTTGCTGTCAGCTTTCCATACTGCTTCCGAATCCGTTCTTTTACGAGTTGTGCCATACCTGAAGCTCCTTTGCCATTCTGATTTGTTTTAATTTTGAGAATAGTATATCCTTTGCGATAATTCACTTCAATACTTCTTAGGAAATGTAGTTATTACTTCATTTTGGTGTATGCAAACTGTAAAAAGGGACCTCCACAGTTGGAAGGCCCCTTCTCTTCTCTTCTCTTTTCATTCCGTACTGAGACATTCATTTGGAACCCAGCCCTCAAGCTATATCGTATTTCGCTTATTTCTCAACTTGCTTCGTCTTTTGTATTTGAACTTTACTCCAATAAGTGAAAGATCGTAATAACAGTTCAACCGGTCCCATCTTACAATACTTTAACCATATGGAACTACCAGTGAGTAGAACAGCATGAATGATTAAGAAAGTAATCAAAGAATGAATACTAATCATGGAGCTAAAAACAATTAGTAAGGCACTTTGTGCAAGATAATTTGTTAAGGACATTTGTCCATATAATTTTAATGGAGACAATATAGCTTTTATCTGATTCCATTGCAGAGAAATAATAAGGATGCTAACCATCATCGAGGAAACTAAATAATCTTCTAGTATTTCAATGCCTGCTGGAGTAATTTCTACTGAGATAAATACAAAATATAAAATGACATAAGCACATATTATCCCAATTAAAAAAATCAAAACATGCTTTACTTTCGCATAGATATTTTCCATTATTTTAAATTGGCCCATGGTAAAACCTATCATCATCAGAGATAACCATTTACTAATTGCTGAGATAAGTTCTAGCCATGCAATTCTCTCCCCATAATACGGTTGACAAAAGGCAGTTACGATAGACAAAATGATTAGAATTATCGTTACCACTAAGTTCGTCCATCGATTTGTTTTAAAAAACAGAGCTATAAATAGGCCAAGTACAGCGTACTGCATCAGCACATCGTGAATACCTGACGGTGCATAAAATGTATGGATCAGTCCTAGTACAAATAAGAAGCAGATTCTGCGGAAAAACAGAAGGTAACGGTTCTTTATTTGTTGTTGGGATCGATTCATAAAAAAGTAGCTTCCAAGCCCAAATAAGAAAAATAGAATTGGATAAAATTTACTGTTAAAAATATAATACAGTCCAGCATGTAATTCATTATAATTCGACACATTATTCATCACCTGAAAACTATTCACAAGAAGTACCCCAATCAAGGCAAATCCTCGTAAGTAATCCATAATGTCTATTCTTGTATATGAATTTATTTTATTCATGTAGAATCTCCTCGTTGAAAATATTCA
The window above is part of the Brevibacillus brevis NBRC 100599 genome. Proteins encoded here:
- a CDS encoding serine hydrolase domain-containing protein; the encoded protein is MQRSDWSPTKWQAVDPTLLNIDAEKLAELDPIIEASYSNINGIILVRNGYIVHERYYQGYGPKDRHHVASVTKSILSALIGIAIQKRFIKHVDQKVLDFFPDYAPDHTETQKQAITIRHLLTMTAPYPFEDWHEPLDKMCMQSDWVTYTLDMLGQKGKIGGFKYSTAGAHLLSAILTRSTGKSAREFANEHLFKPIGIEEIPDYEMKAFGFEDLFGKDVRGWVKDPDNNSTGGWGLTLTPRDMARIGLLYLNRGCWDHHQIIPVAWIDESTAMNLNHYGYLWWLREEDGVFSYAALGDGGNVICCIPEKNLVVAIASEFMPNSRDRWTLIKEHIIEAVI
- a CDS encoding MerR family transcriptional regulator, whose translation is MLSIGEFSKICGVTTKTLRYYAEIGLMNPDEIHPENGYRYYSIKQLKKMLFINRLKSYHFSLDEIKAMLEREEDQSEEKLVTVLLRKQREMYEKRNALDYTIKQLNHDLLKMEKGIPMMAYLDNIEVQLVETQPIHILSLRQVMTSDDYATGYRKYFRKLYERIATEKLTLLGTPITIYHSPEFNPAGNDTEFALPVAEAVTGTRDLPGGLCAKSVCKGPYSELTSVYARLREWVEKEGYELVRSPYEVYVTEPDHASVPEELVTEVYFPVRKK
- a CDS encoding GNAT family N-acetyltransferase; protein product: MDIFIRELRAGDEECGANIDGSFIVDSTLVLQLIGQQIGYTVKERPLRTKSYDDEQLEEDTIEDYSNYIGNPHQIIYIALVNNQVVGQIVLKRNWNKYAYVEDIKVDKQFRGYGLGKKLIEQAKHWAKDGGMTGIMLETQSNNVRACKFYESCGFVIGGFDSYVYRGLDKDSDEIAIYWYLMLD
- a CDS encoding class I SAM-dependent methyltransferase → MWREDKQFERWMEQANQPFTGWDFSYLVETGRMNSDCLRWSYGSMAMPLMQDAKSMLDMGTGGGELLSMLRPWPKFVCATEGYRPNLSVAKERLEPLGVTVLSVEDDDRLPFETGQFDLVLNKHESYSPREVRRVLTVGGYFLTQQPGGTDCFEINERLGVPLNSAFAKWKLDAAIRGVREYHFEVEKQSEQFLRQRFYDVGPLIYYLKAIPWQIPDFEVDKYREELYSIHLHIEQQGYFEVTQHRFYLLAKALA
- a CDS encoding MFS transporter, giving the protein MSRSEKRNRFIIFAMALGLLMSSLDNTITSAAISHIIKDIGGFESMSWVFTSYVLAATSTMLIFGKMSDLFGRKLFYLLGITIFLIGSALCGVAQSIEQLIAFRALQGIGSGALFPITFTILFTLSSDPKYTARISGVFAGIFGLSSIAGPQVGTLLSDYLGWRWCFYVNVPIGLLSLLTLLFSLKESRSQSKPKIDYLGTVTLIVSCIAVMLALEWGGKAYEWSSWQIISLFALAIIVGIAFILVERHAQEPILPLQIFKNRMVVATCIACLSQGAIMFAAITYLPIFAVAVLGYPNSNSVLTPLMLSLTGGAVVFGMLQTKFSFRSLMAFSMLASVVSSILLMYVSTGISFFFLTLLMILFGFAAIGPLMSVAQNAIVHSVDKPYIGISSSIVGFCRNMGGVLGASITAAVVNQNYASIVSTGASLHGISLEKVADLLNPEVLMREPLKIEPSIHSFLSDSLGTAINHGYIVGLIFAVIGFFSVLYAGPGKLERHQKSVES
- a CDS encoding winged helix-turn-helix transcriptional regulator; this translates as MRETCVPTGVELKDTGFGYTLSLIGGKYKMIILYWLAEKKVMRHNELKRSIGTISFKTLSLMLKELEADDLIIRKEFPQVPPKVEYSLTERGLSLIPLLNMICDWGEKNSLQPQEGVKKQA
- a CDS encoding NAD(P)H-dependent oxidoreductase is translated as MKTLVIVTHPNIETSVINKRWVEELKKYPEKYTVHELHEVYPDGNIDVEKEQQLVESHGNLVLQFPVYWFNCPPLLKKWLDDVFAYGWAYGSKGGDKLKNRKAALAVSAGIRKEDYQEEGRYRYTLEQILTPFETTFRYCHADYRSFFAYYGAETESGENVPGQELEPTGSVLDKSAQDYVKFIDNL